One genomic region from Gossypium hirsutum isolate 1008001.06 chromosome D13, Gossypium_hirsutum_v2.1, whole genome shotgun sequence encodes:
- the LOC107918264 gene encoding uncharacterized protein has translation METGSVRMRSDHLEKEGSKETHEESFELESSYDVSDDNHQFHSMNALEILRETVRILRYNSSSFFIIAVLFICPVSLVFMSNLLVDHSIVKRLTVRLLLVAKTCGLPLKPFIKQSSQRFAESAVSSAMCFPLFITLSLLSKAAVVYCVDCTYSRKPADASKFFTIILKFWRRLVCTYVWMCTVIVACVTTFFVFLVVACSLLSVVGFAPDLIVYAVIMMGLVFSVAFAYAIVVCNIGIVICVLEEVSGPQAMLRAGVLIKGQTQVGLLIFLGSTIGLAFVEGLFEHRVKVLSYGDGSSRIWEGPLLVIMYSFVVLMDSMMSTVFYFSCRSYTMEASDGECQSILDTP, from the coding sequence ATGGAAACTGGTAGCGTACGAATGAGATCAGATCATTTAGAGAAAGAAGGATCTAAGGAAACCCATGAAGAAAGTTTTGAGCTAGAATCATCCTATGATGTTAGTGATGATAACCACCAATTCCATTCGATGAATGCATTAGAGATCTTAAGAGAAACTGTTAGGATTTTACGGTACAATTCGTCCAGTTTTTTTATCATTGCAGTTTTGTTTATTTGCCCTGTATCTTTGGTCTTTATGTCTAATTTGTTAGTTGATCATTCCATTGTGAAGAGATTAACTGTTAGGCTTTTGTTAGTTGCCAAAACCTGTGGACTCCCATTGAAGCCTTTCATCAAACAGTCGTCACAAAGGTTCGCCGAGTCGGCTGTTTCCTCCGCAATGTGCTTCCCTTTGTTCATCACATTGTCTTTGTTATCCAAGGCTGCGGTGGTTTATTGTGTAGATTGTACTTACTCGAGGAAACCGGCCGATGCTTCAAAGTTTTTCACGATAATCCTAAAGTTTTGGAGGCGGCTCGTTTGCACATATGTGTGGATGTGTACGGTTATTGTTGCTTGTGTGACCACTTTCTTTGTTTTCCTTGTTGTGGCATGTAGCTTGCTTTCTGTTGTTGGCTTTGCACCTGACTTGATTGTGTATGCGGTGATAATGATGGGGCTAGTGTTCTCGGTTGCCTTCGCGTATGCCATTGTTGTTTGCAATATCGGGATTGTAATCTGCGTGTTGGAGGAAGTTTCAGGACCGCAGGCAATGCTTCGGGCCGGTGTTCTTATTAAGGGGCAGACTCAAGTTGGTCTCTTGATATTTCTTGGATCTACAATTGGTTTAGCATTTGTGGAAGGGTTGTTTGAACATAGAGTAAAAGTATTAAGTTATGGAGATGGGTCTTCTAGGATCTGGGAAGGGCCTCTGTTGGTAATAATGTATTCGTTTGTGGTGCTCATGGATTCCATGATGAGTACGGTTTTCTATTTCAGTTGCAGATCGTACACTATGGAAGCCTCGGATGGTGAATGTCAATCAATATTGGATACACCATAA